From a region of the Candidatus Azobacteroides pseudotrichonymphae genomovar. CFP2 genome:
- the queA gene encoding tRNA preQ1(34) S-adenosylmethionine ribosyltransferase-isomerase QueA: protein MRLSKFKFHLPQELIALFPSVDRDESRLMVVYHKTGRVEHVIFKDIIQYFNEKDTFIFNDTSVIPARLNGNKEKTGARVEVFLLRELDPIQRIWDVLVDPARKIRIGNKLYFENEDSDTIVAEIIDNTTSRGRIIRFLYDGPYESFKKILYNLGNMPIPDYLDRKVTKEDRERYQTIYAKNEGAVVAPAAGLHFSHELMKRLELKGCELTFITVHSGMGNFRAIDVEDLFKYKSESERIVINTETATKINQAKQNRKQICAVGTSVLRTIEDRENVVTSQGYLNPFTGWTNKFIFPPYNFITSTSLITGFHLPLSSMLLQVAAFGGFDLIMDVYKQAIEAKYRFGVYGDAMLII from the coding sequence ATGAGACTTTCAAAATTCAAATTCCACCTTCCACAGGAACTAATTGCCCTATTCCCTTCAGTTGATAGAGACGAATCAAGGTTGATGGTTGTTTATCATAAAACAGGCAGAGTAGAACACGTAATTTTTAAAGATATTATTCAATATTTTAATGAAAAGGATACTTTCATTTTCAACGACACTTCTGTTATTCCAGCACGTTTGAATGGGAACAAAGAAAAAACAGGAGCAAGAGTAGAAGTATTTTTATTGCGAGAATTAGACCCAATACAACGTATCTGGGATGTTTTAGTAGACCCTGCCCGCAAAATTCGTATTGGAAACAAATTGTATTTCGAAAATGAGGATAGTGACACAATCGTAGCAGAAATAATTGATAACACAACTTCACGAGGACGAATCATACGTTTCTTATACGACGGACCTTATGAATCATTCAAGAAAATATTATACAATTTGGGAAACATGCCCATTCCTGACTATCTGGATAGAAAAGTGACTAAAGAAGATCGTGAACGATATCAAACAATTTATGCAAAGAATGAAGGTGCAGTAGTCGCTCCGGCGGCAGGATTACATTTTAGCCATGAATTGATGAAACGTTTGGAACTCAAAGGCTGCGAATTGACTTTTATTACTGTTCATTCTGGGATGGGAAATTTTCGTGCCATTGATGTAGAAGACTTATTCAAATACAAATCGGAATCTGAACGAATCGTAATCAATACGGAAACGGCAACTAAAATTAATCAAGCTAAGCAAAACCGCAAACAAATCTGTGCAGTAGGAACATCTGTACTCCGAACAATTGAAGATAGAGAAAATGTAGTAACCTCTCAAGGATACTTGAATCCATTTACCGGTTGGACAAATAAATTTATTTTCCCTCCTTATAATTTCATTACCTCAACGAGTTTGATTACGGGATTCCATCTACCACTTTCTTCTATGCTACTTCAAGTGGCAGCATTTGGAGGATTTGATCTGATTATGGATGTGTATAAACAAGCTATTGAAGCAAAATACCGTTTCGGGGTCTATGGAGATGCTATGCTAATAATATAA
- the truB gene encoding tRNA pseudouridine(55) synthase TruB, whose amino-acid sequence MNFQKGEILYLDKPLYWTSFDLVNKVRHVISKFLGLKKIKVGHAGTLDPLATGVMIICTGKATKKIEAFQHQTKEYIATIHIGATTPSFDLETPIDNIFETSHITRKLVEQTLSKFLGNIEQTPPTFSSCKINGSKAYELARKNQKVELKPKLVFFEKIELLSYKPKEIQIHVVCSKGSYIRALTRDIGITIHSGAYLTKLTRTRIGNITLDDCLKIENLDKMLVV is encoded by the coding sequence ATGAATTTTCAAAAAGGAGAGATTCTGTATTTGGATAAGCCACTATATTGGACATCTTTCGATTTGGTAAACAAAGTTAGGCATGTAATCTCTAAATTTTTAGGTCTAAAAAAAATAAAAGTAGGACATGCAGGTACATTAGATCCACTCGCAACGGGAGTGATGATTATTTGCACAGGAAAAGCAACCAAGAAAATTGAAGCATTTCAGCATCAAACCAAAGAATATATCGCTACAATTCACATAGGAGCGACAACCCCCTCTTTTGATTTGGAAACACCAATAGACAATATCTTCGAAACATCGCATATTACCCGAAAATTAGTAGAACAAACATTGTCAAAATTCCTTGGCAATATAGAGCAGACTCCACCAACTTTTTCATCGTGTAAAATTAATGGTAGCAAAGCATATGAATTAGCAAGAAAAAATCAGAAAGTAGAGTTAAAACCCAAGTTGGTCTTTTTTGAAAAGATAGAACTGCTCTCATATAAACCTAAAGAAATACAAATACACGTAGTTTGCAGTAAAGGAAGTTACATCCGTGCTTTAACTCGTGATATCGGAATTACAATACATTCTGGTGCATATCTAACAAAACTCACACGAACAAGAATAGGTAATATAACACTAGATGATTGCTTAAAAATAGAGAATTTAGATAAAATGCTTGTAGTTTAA
- a CDS encoding DUF3098 domain-containing protein has protein sequence MDKKRLAFGKENFILLFISIIVIVIGFIVMAEGKFSEETGFDPSIFSTRRILIAPVIIISGFGLVICAILKKPK, from the coding sequence ATGGATAAGAAGCGATTAGCATTTGGGAAAGAAAATTTCATACTTCTATTTATTTCCATTATTGTTATTGTCATCGGATTTATTGTAATGGCAGAAGGGAAATTTTCAGAAGAGACTGGATTTGATCCAAGCATATTCAGTACAAGAAGAATTTTAATAGCTCCTGTCATAATTATATCAGGTTTTGGGTTGGTGATTTGTGCTATTCTTAAAAAACCAAAATAG
- a CDS encoding cell division protein FtsX — protein MRKNNKFFPSTFINSKVITTISMSLVLVLLGLVVFLSLFANDLSNFIKENLSFDIVLQDNTNKKEIQCIQNSLEKSPFTKKVNYVPKEKAIKKLSIELGENPEEFLGFNPLPDIIVIHLKWQYANPDSLKFIKTYLKKISNSNIKTVEYREKILKTVTNNITKISFVLLNIACGLLFISFALISNTVRLTVYSRRFLIRTMQLVGAKKGFICKPFIISNIIVGIIASVIACGLLYWLIDYTRNNVLNTNELLNSNSLSLTFGSVFVFGILISSIATYFSVSKYISADINELYKT, from the coding sequence ATGAGAAAAAATAACAAGTTTTTCCCTAGTACGTTTATAAACTCCAAAGTCATAACCACGATTAGTATGTCATTAGTACTAGTTTTACTAGGTTTAGTTGTTTTCCTATCTTTATTTGCGAATGATCTGTCCAATTTTATAAAAGAAAATCTATCTTTTGATATAGTGTTACAGGACAATACAAATAAAAAAGAAATCCAATGTATACAAAACTCATTGGAAAAATCTCCTTTTACCAAAAAAGTCAATTATGTTCCAAAAGAAAAGGCCATCAAAAAGTTATCAATAGAATTGGGGGAAAATCCCGAAGAATTTTTAGGCTTTAATCCATTGCCTGACATAATTGTTATTCATTTAAAATGGCAATATGCTAACCCTGATAGTTTGAAGTTTATAAAAACTTACCTTAAGAAAATCTCTAATAGTAACATTAAAACAGTAGAGTATCGCGAAAAAATATTAAAAACGGTAACTAACAATATTACTAAAATAAGTTTTGTTCTTTTGAATATCGCTTGTGGATTATTATTTATTTCTTTTGCACTTATTAGTAATACTGTTCGCTTGACAGTATATTCCAGGCGTTTTCTCATCCGTACTATGCAATTGGTTGGTGCAAAAAAAGGATTTATCTGCAAGCCATTCATAATATCAAATATTATTGTCGGAATTATCGCATCAGTTATCGCTTGTGGATTGTTATATTGGTTAATTGATTATACAAGAAATAATGTTCTAAATACAAATGAATTACTAAATTCAAATTCCTTATCACTTACATTTGGAAGTGTATTTGTATTTGGAATCCTTATTTCTTCCATTGCTACCTATTTCTCTGTAAGTAAATATATAAGTGCTGATATAAACGAACTTTATAAAACATAA
- the hemW gene encoding radical SAM family heme chaperone HemW: MNAGIYIHIPFCKNRCIYCDFFSTTHLNYKTHYVNVLCNELEQRKDYLNKHNIGTIYFGGGTPSLLSFPDFEKIFRTIQENFLIEGFEDKEITIEANPEDVNDRFLTLINCFSFNRISLGVQSFRDEELIFLGRKHDAYSAVKAVENCQKKGFLNINVDLIYGLPGQSLKAWETTVQQAISLNISHISAYHLTYEQGTKLDCMQRQGLIRPVDELESLEMFEILIDKLLTAGFEHYEISNFASPTYYSMHNIGYWNGSHYLGVGASAHSYNGKTRQWNRVDSGRIFNYLPEIEIMNDKTTYNDFIITRIRTMKGIDLDELLLLCGEEKKLYCLNRAEKYMNNHLLQIISNHLQLTRKGLFVSDGIMCDLLS; encoded by the coding sequence ATGAATGCTGGAATTTATATTCACATCCCCTTTTGTAAAAATCGTTGTATTTATTGCGATTTTTTTTCTACTACGCATTTAAATTATAAGACACATTATGTTAATGTCTTATGTAATGAGTTGGAGCAGCGAAAAGATTATTTGAATAAACATAATATTGGGACAATTTATTTTGGTGGAGGAACTCCATCGCTTTTGTCATTTCCAGATTTTGAAAAAATATTCAGAACAATTCAAGAAAATTTTCTTATTGAAGGATTTGAAGATAAAGAGATTACTATTGAGGCAAATCCAGAAGATGTAAATGATAGATTTTTAACTTTGATAAATTGTTTTTCTTTTAATCGAATTTCGTTGGGGGTGCAAAGCTTTCGAGATGAAGAGTTGATATTTTTGGGTCGAAAGCATGATGCTTATTCTGCAGTGAAAGCGGTCGAAAATTGTCAAAAAAAAGGTTTTCTAAATATAAATGTTGATTTAATTTATGGTTTACCTGGTCAGTCTTTGAAGGCATGGGAAACAACAGTTCAACAAGCTATTTCGTTAAATATTTCGCATATTTCAGCTTATCATTTAACCTATGAGCAGGGGACAAAACTTGATTGTATGCAACGACAGGGACTTATTAGACCTGTAGACGAGTTGGAGAGTTTGGAAATGTTTGAAATTCTAATAGATAAATTACTTACTGCAGGCTTCGAGCACTATGAAATTTCTAATTTTGCTAGTCCTACTTATTATTCCATGCATAATATTGGTTATTGGAATGGCAGTCATTACTTGGGTGTTGGTGCGTCGGCACATTCTTATAATGGGAAAACGCGTCAATGGAATCGAGTAGATTCTGGTAGAATTTTCAATTATCTCCCCGAGATAGAGATTATGAATGATAAAACTACTTATAACGATTTTATCATTACACGTATAAGAACTATGAAAGGCATTGATTTAGATGAATTATTATTACTCTGTGGAGAAGAGAAAAAACTTTATTGTTTAAATCGAGCAGAGAAATATATGAATAATCACTTACTACAAATTATCTCTAATCATTTACAGTTAACAAGAAAAGGCTTGTTTGTATCTGATGGTATTATGTGCGATTTATTAAGTTGA
- a CDS encoding CYTH domain-containing protein produces MKENNIEIERKFLVAGNFYPYVAKKERIIQAYLMISPQRTIRVRIKDTSASLTIKGANNINNFSHYEYEYSIPVDEARKLIQLCLPGKIEKDRYHIPFKNHIFEVDVFHGQNEGLIIAELELPSENTPFELPEWLGREVTKNPKYCNVNLINRT; encoded by the coding sequence ATGAAAGAAAACAATATAGAAATAGAAAGAAAATTTTTAGTAGCTGGAAATTTCTATCCTTATGTAGCAAAAAAAGAAAGAATTATTCAAGCATACTTAATGATCTCTCCACAAAGAACCATTCGTGTCAGAATAAAAGATACATCTGCTTCTCTTACCATCAAAGGGGCAAATAATATTAATAACTTTTCTCATTATGAATATGAATACTCTATCCCAGTAGACGAGGCAAGAAAATTAATTCAGCTATGCTTACCCGGAAAGATTGAAAAAGACAGATATCATATCCCATTCAAAAATCATATTTTTGAAGTAGATGTATTCCATGGTCAAAACGAAGGATTGATAATTGCCGAGCTTGAACTCCCATCTGAAAACACACCTTTTGAGCTACCTGAATGGTTAGGTAGGGAAGTTACAAAAAATCCGAAATACTGTAATGTCAACTTAATAAATCGCACATAA
- the modB gene encoding molybdate ABC transporter permease subunit — protein MDTDFIDTLILTGKLASITTVCLLLIGVWIAYALAYSNSRFKVVFEALICMPMVLPPTVIGYYLLVAFGPKNIFGKFLENSFGIRLAFSFEGVLIASIIAGLPFMIQPLQNGFSALPVSYREAAYTLGKSKITTFFKVLLPNIKPSIITGIALTFTHCIGEFGIVLMIGGNVSNETRIASIAIYDEVQTLNYTTANLYSLILSSVSFFFLILIYSINKKFTISSGI, from the coding sequence ATGGATACTGATTTTATTGATACACTTATACTTACAGGCAAATTAGCGTCTATTACTACAGTATGTCTTTTATTAATAGGTGTATGGATCGCTTATGCCTTAGCTTATTCGAATTCACGTTTCAAAGTAGTTTTCGAGGCACTCATTTGTATGCCAATGGTTTTGCCTCCTACTGTAATTGGGTATTATTTGTTAGTAGCATTTGGTCCTAAAAATATATTTGGAAAATTTTTAGAAAATTCATTTGGCATTCGTTTAGCATTTTCCTTTGAAGGTGTTTTGATAGCAAGTATTATAGCTGGCTTACCTTTTATGATACAACCTTTACAAAATGGATTTTCTGCTCTTCCTGTTAGTTATCGTGAAGCAGCTTATACTTTAGGTAAATCCAAAATAACTACTTTCTTTAAAGTCCTATTGCCAAATATTAAACCTTCTATAATTACAGGTATCGCATTGACTTTTACACATTGTATAGGAGAATTTGGGATTGTATTGATGATAGGTGGAAATGTATCTAATGAAACTCGTATCGCTTCTATTGCTATTTATGATGAGGTACAGACCTTAAATTATACAACTGCAAATCTTTACTCTTTGATATTATCTTCTGTTTCATTCTTTTTTTTAATACTCATTTATAGTATCAATAAGAAATTTACAATCAGTTCAGGAATATGA
- a CDS encoding ABC transporter ATP-binding protein — translation MIYINIEQTLLTSEGKHKLILDVKIPSRQLVSLFGKSGRGKTTILRTIAGLLKPEKGIIQIDNTIVFNSFQKININPQKRNISFMFQDYALFPNMTVEENILFAQKKDKAFINRLIDVFELGTLRKQKPDKLSGGQKQRVALARSLVRKPVVLLLDEPLSALDEEMRRSMRTEILKAHQMFDFTTLMVSHDEEEIKQMSDYVLYIGECCRLVKNEIF, via the coding sequence ATGATTTATATAAATATAGAGCAGACGTTGCTTACTTCCGAAGGAAAACATAAATTAATATTAGATGTTAAAATTCCAAGTAGACAACTTGTTTCTTTATTTGGAAAATCAGGTAGAGGAAAAACTACGATACTTCGTACAATAGCAGGACTATTGAAACCAGAAAAAGGTATTATTCAAATAGATAATACAATTGTTTTTAATTCTTTTCAAAAGATTAACATCAATCCACAAAAAAGGAATATCAGTTTTATGTTTCAAGATTATGCTCTTTTCCCTAATATGACTGTAGAAGAGAATATTCTTTTTGCTCAAAAAAAAGATAAAGCATTCATTAATCGTTTGATAGATGTTTTTGAGTTAGGGACACTTCGGAAACAAAAACCTGATAAATTGTCTGGCGGACAAAAACAAAGAGTGGCATTAGCTCGTTCTTTAGTAAGAAAGCCAGTTGTACTATTGCTCGATGAGCCGCTTTCGGCACTTGACGAAGAAATGCGTCGATCCATGCGGACAGAAATATTAAAAGCACATCAGATGTTCGATTTTACTACATTGATGGTTAGTCATGATGAAGAAGAAATCAAACAAATGTCAGATTATGTTTTATATATCGGTGAATGTTGTAGACTTGTTAAAAATGAAATCTTTTAG
- a CDS encoding succinate CoA transferase: MFYRKITAEEAASLIKNDDVISLSGFTATGCPKAITRALAARAEVEHVRGNPLKVGLCTGASTGESVDGVLSRVNAIKFRTPYQSNVDSRKALNDHDIHYFDLHISELAQYLRYGFLPKPDYAILEVCDITESGKIVLTSAVGVAPTIAHLADKIIIEFNRYHPRELVGMHDIYEPIDPPYRKEIPIYSVSDRIGVPYVQIDPRKVMGIVETDLPNEICSFTPLDKLTEQIGKNTADFLHGEIKIGRIPLSFLPIQSGVGNVANAVLEAMALNKEIPAFEIYTEVIQDAVIGLMKKGRVKFASGCSLSLTTPVLNEVYAELSFFKQKFLLRPQEISNNPEIIRRLGLISINTALEADIFGNINSTHIAGTRMMNGIGGSGDFCRNAYLSIFTTPSTAKGGKISSIVPMVSHVDHSEHSVKVLITEHGVADLRGLSPIQRAETIISNCVDDQYKDVLWRYLKLGQRGHTPQNIDVALSFHDAFNKTGDMRNVQW; encoded by the coding sequence ATGTTTTATAGAAAAATAACGGCGGAGGAAGCTGCAAGCTTGATTAAAAATGATGATGTGATTAGTTTGAGTGGTTTTACCGCAACTGGTTGTCCTAAGGCTATAACGAGAGCTTTAGCGGCAAGGGCGGAGGTAGAACATGTTAGAGGGAATCCTTTGAAAGTGGGATTATGTACTGGAGCTTCTACAGGAGAATCTGTTGACGGTGTGTTATCACGTGTTAATGCTATCAAATTTCGTACTCCTTATCAATCTAATGTAGATTCAAGAAAGGCATTGAATGACCATGATATTCATTACTTTGATTTGCATATTTCGGAACTTGCGCAATATTTGCGCTATGGTTTTCTTCCTAAACCTGATTATGCTATTTTGGAGGTTTGTGATATTACTGAAAGTGGTAAAATTGTTCTTACTTCTGCTGTTGGGGTTGCTCCTACTATCGCTCATTTAGCCGATAAAATTATTATAGAATTCAATCGGTATCATCCCAGAGAATTGGTTGGTATGCATGATATTTATGAACCTATTGATCCTCCTTATCGTAAAGAAATTCCAATATATTCTGTAAGTGATAGAATAGGTGTTCCGTATGTGCAGATAGATCCTAGGAAAGTAATGGGGATTGTTGAAACCGATCTTCCTAATGAGATATGTTCATTTACCCCATTAGATAAATTAACGGAACAAATAGGTAAGAATACAGCTGATTTTTTACATGGTGAGATAAAGATTGGCCGCATTCCTCTTTCTTTTTTACCGATACAATCAGGGGTAGGAAATGTTGCCAATGCAGTCTTAGAAGCTATGGCTTTGAACAAAGAAATTCCTGCATTCGAAATCTATACGGAAGTAATCCAAGATGCTGTTATTGGATTGATGAAAAAGGGGAGGGTTAAATTTGCAAGCGGTTGTTCATTATCGCTTACTACCCCTGTGTTAAATGAAGTATACGCTGAACTGTCTTTTTTCAAACAAAAATTTTTGCTTCGTCCGCAAGAAATATCCAATAATCCAGAGATAATTCGTCGTTTGGGATTAATTTCTATTAATACAGCTTTGGAAGCAGATATATTTGGAAATATCAATTCTACACATATAGCAGGAACTAGAATGATGAATGGCATTGGTGGAAGTGGCGATTTTTGTAGGAATGCTTACCTTTCTATTTTTACTACACCTTCTACAGCTAAGGGAGGCAAAATATCTTCTATTGTACCTATGGTGTCGCATGTAGATCACAGTGAACACTCTGTTAAAGTTTTGATTACAGAACATGGTGTAGCAGACCTACGAGGACTTTCTCCTATTCAGCGAGCAGAAACAATTATCAGTAATTGTGTGGATGACCAATACAAGGATGTTCTATGGAGGTATTTAAAACTTGGGCAAAGAGGGCATACTCCTCAAAATATAGATGTTGCTTTATCTTTCCATGATGCTTTCAATAAAACTGGAGACATGAGAAATGTACAATGGTAA
- a CDS encoding transcription antitermination protein NusB → MINRTFIRTKVLQILYAYHQKGNEDLMEAENELNLSLQKTRYLYYYLLLIIIELTNAEQKKLDKQKHKHSLLFKEQYINRKFADNFLAKKLRNHIALIQFANKHSNWLRTNSETDFIELLLNEIKQSDNYTKYISSDNAYKNNYEFWEAIFKQIILKSQIVSEWLEQKSIYWNDDLEATTMLVLKTLKQFQNRSIAEPVLLPLFKDNTTQEYAIQLLRSSIIEAEENSDLIDTQMKNWDKKRIALLDLIIMQMALAELNNFPAIPLKVTLNEYIDLARYYSTPKSTSFINGILQAIVSILKINKN, encoded by the coding sequence GTGATCAATCGTACTTTTATACGTACCAAAGTACTTCAAATTTTATACGCTTACCACCAAAAAGGCAATGAAGACTTAATGGAAGCAGAGAATGAATTAAATCTTAGTTTGCAAAAAACACGTTACTTATATTATTATCTTCTTCTAATCATCATTGAACTTACCAATGCTGAACAAAAAAAATTAGATAAACAAAAACATAAACATTCTCTTTTGTTTAAGGAACAATATATAAATAGAAAATTTGCCGATAATTTTTTAGCAAAAAAATTACGAAATCATATTGCTCTCATACAATTTGCCAATAAACATAGTAATTGGTTACGAACCAATAGTGAAACCGATTTTATTGAACTTTTGCTCAATGAAATTAAGCAGTCTGATAATTATACAAAATATATTTCTTCCGATAACGCCTATAAAAATAATTACGAATTTTGGGAAGCTATTTTTAAACAAATTATTCTAAAAAGCCAAATAGTATCCGAATGGCTAGAACAAAAAAGTATCTATTGGAATGACGATTTAGAGGCAACTACCATGCTCGTACTAAAAACTCTCAAACAATTTCAAAACAGATCTATTGCTGAACCCGTTTTACTCCCTTTATTTAAAGATAATACAACTCAGGAGTATGCTATACAACTTTTACGTTCTTCAATCATAGAAGCAGAAGAGAATTCCGATCTAATCGATACTCAAATGAAAAACTGGGATAAAAAACGTATAGCTTTGTTAGACCTTATCATTATGCAAATGGCACTCGCCGAACTCAACAACTTCCCTGCTATCCCTTTGAAAGTAACTTTAAATGAATATATCGATCTAGCACGCTATTACAGTACTCCTAAAAGTACTTCTTTCATCAATGGGATATTACAAGCAATTGTCTCAATACTAAAAATAAATAAAAACTAA
- a CDS encoding pyridoxal phosphate-dependent aminotransferase: MVSKRLTALSPSETLAMSQKSNELKIQGIDVINLSVGEPDFATPDFIKKAAQKAIDENYSFYSPVPGYLSLRNAIVGKLKSENNLNYNPEQIVCSNGAKQSICNVVLSIINRGDEVIIPAPYWVSYGEMVKLAEGINIIIHTNIEQDFKITPAQLEAAISNRTKAIILCSPSNPTGSVYSKEELEGLFEILIKYPNIIIISDEIYEHINYVGKHESIAQFENIRERVVIVNGVSKAYAMTGWRLGWIAAPTWIASACNKLQGQYTSGASSIAQKAAEAAYNGNLDCVKTMCKVFERRLNLMIKLCLDIPGFKINRPRGAFYLFPDCSEYLGRVLRGKKIENSVDLAMYLLEEGHVASVAGDAFGAPNYIRFSYAINDDRLTEAIQRVKNVLQ; this comes from the coding sequence ATGGTATCTAAACGTTTAACTGCCCTGTCTCCTTCTGAGACATTGGCAATGTCCCAAAAAAGCAATGAATTAAAAATACAAGGCATTGATGTTATCAACTTAAGTGTGGGAGAACCTGATTTTGCTACTCCCGATTTTATTAAAAAAGCTGCTCAAAAAGCAATTGATGAAAATTATTCTTTTTATTCTCCTGTCCCAGGCTATCTCTCTTTAAGAAATGCAATTGTTGGAAAATTGAAAAGTGAAAATAATCTGAATTACAATCCAGAACAGATTGTTTGCTCCAATGGAGCAAAACAATCTATATGCAACGTAGTACTATCTATTATCAATAGAGGGGATGAAGTAATTATCCCTGCACCCTACTGGGTTAGTTATGGAGAAATGGTCAAATTGGCTGAGGGGATTAATATTATCATCCATACAAATATTGAACAAGACTTTAAAATTACTCCTGCTCAGCTAGAAGCTGCTATTTCCAATCGAACCAAAGCCATTATTCTTTGTTCTCCATCCAATCCTACTGGAAGTGTTTATTCAAAAGAAGAACTAGAAGGTTTATTTGAGATACTAATAAAATATCCAAATATAATCATCATTTCTGACGAAATTTATGAACACATAAACTATGTTGGGAAACATGAAAGTATTGCACAATTTGAAAACATTCGTGAAAGAGTGGTAATTGTCAATGGAGTATCCAAGGCTTACGCCATGACTGGTTGGAGATTAGGATGGATAGCTGCTCCTACCTGGATAGCTTCTGCTTGTAACAAATTACAGGGACAATACACGTCCGGGGCAAGTTCCATTGCCCAAAAAGCAGCTGAAGCTGCGTATAACGGAAATTTAGATTGTGTAAAAACTATGTGTAAAGTTTTCGAACGTCGTCTCAATTTGATGATAAAGCTTTGTCTGGATATTCCAGGGTTCAAGATAAATCGTCCACGAGGTGCTTTTTATTTATTCCCTGATTGTTCAGAATATCTAGGTAGGGTTCTTCGGGGGAAGAAAATAGAAAACTCTGTCGATTTGGCAATGTATCTTTTAGAAGAAGGACATGTAGCCTCTGTTGCCGGAGATGCTTTTGGTGCTCCTAATTATATCCGATTTTCTTATGCTATCAATGACGACAGATTGACCGAGGCAATACAGAGAGTAAAAAACGTCTTACAATAA
- the trxB gene encoding thioredoxin-disulfide reductase, which produces MKHNTNNKSSLQDEEQVKCLIIGSGPAGYSSAIYTARASLSPILYEGTQSGGQLTTTFEIENFPGYPDAITGIKMMENFKKQAQKFGTDVRKGTVTACDLSRQPYKVVIDNKQTIETDTLVICTGATAKYLGLSDEQKYIGRGVSACAVCDGFFYRKKIVAIVGGGDSACEEALYLASIANKVYLIVRKNHLRASQIMQTRVLSNTKIEVYFNTNVIGLFGEEFVEGIHLIKYRGEANEEKIDMTIDGFFLAIGRKPNSEIFRTYISTDSNGYIKTQHGTTKTNLPGVFAAGDVSDPNYQQAITAAGAGCMAAIEVERYLNEMKH; this is translated from the coding sequence GTGAAACACAATACAAATAACAAATCATCTCTTCAAGATGAAGAGCAAGTAAAATGCTTGATAATTGGTTCTGGACCTGCCGGTTATTCATCGGCTATTTATACGGCTCGTGCCAGTTTATCTCCAATTTTATATGAAGGAACTCAATCGGGAGGACAATTAACCACTACCTTCGAAATTGAAAATTTTCCCGGATATCCTGATGCAATTACCGGTATTAAGATGATGGAAAATTTTAAGAAACAAGCCCAAAAATTTGGTACTGATGTTCGTAAAGGAACAGTTACTGCCTGCGATTTGTCTCGACAACCGTATAAAGTTGTTATTGACAATAAACAAACAATTGAAACAGATACATTGGTTATTTGCACAGGAGCTACAGCCAAATATTTAGGTTTATCAGATGAACAAAAATATATTGGGAGAGGTGTTTCTGCTTGTGCCGTATGCGATGGTTTTTTCTACCGAAAAAAAATAGTCGCTATAGTAGGTGGAGGCGACTCAGCGTGTGAAGAAGCTTTATACTTGGCAAGTATAGCAAATAAGGTATATCTAATTGTAAGAAAAAATCACTTACGTGCTTCTCAAATTATGCAAACCAGAGTATTAAGTAATACTAAAATAGAAGTGTATTTTAATACAAATGTGATAGGGTTATTTGGAGAAGAATTTGTAGAAGGCATTCACTTAATTAAATATAGGGGAGAAGCTAATGAAGAAAAAATAGATATGACCATTGATGGATTCTTTTTAGCTATTGGGCGCAAACCGAACTCGGAAATCTTTAGAACTTATATTTCTACCGATTCAAACGGCTACATTAAAACACAACATGGTACTACTAAAACTAATTTACCAGGAGTATTTGCAGCAGGGGACGTTTCCGATCCTAATTATCAGCAAGCTATTACAGCAGCAGGAGCAGGATGTATGGCAGCAATTGAAGTAGAAAGATATTTAAATGAAATGAAACATTAA